The Planococcus halocryophilus nucleotide sequence GCTGTTAGCCAGTACATTCGGTCTTTAGAAGAGTCGACAGGAGTAAAACTACTAGAGCGAACCAATAAGTACGTACGGCTGAATAAAGCAGGCGAAATTGTCTTCCATCATGCACTCGAAATCAAGGAATTGTATGCAAAAATGAATCACTTGTTAGATGATTTGACTAACAAAGCGAGCGGTTCTATTGCAATTGGTGCAAGTTATACATTTGGCGAATACTTATTGCCAGCAATCATCGCTGAAGCCAAAGAACAATATCCAGACATCAAACCAACTGTCACTATTGGCAATACCACGACGATCGCTGCATTAGTACTAAATCATCAACTAGATGTGGGAATTGTCGAAGGCCATTTTAAAGGCGTCAAAGAATTAAAAACTGAGCCTTTTGCAAAAGATCGAATGGTCATCGTAGCGCCAGCAAATCACCCATTGACCGAACGTGAAAATCCTATCTTAATCAAGGAACTAACAGAAGAAACTTGGATATTGAGAGAGTTAGGATCCGGTACACGAGAAGCGGCAGAAGCAGTCTTTGAAAAATTTGAACTGTCACCCCAAGCCATTATGCACTTTAGCAGCACTCAGCCAATAAAAGCCATGGTTGAAGCAGGGATCGGAATTAGCTTGTTATCAGAATGGGCGATTCAAAAAGAACTGAAATACGGAGATATAAAAGTATTAAACGTCAAAGAAATGCCTTATACACGAGACTTTTCGATCGTAACTCGGTCACCGTTTCAAACAAAAGCATTGTCGGAATTTCTTAAGCTATTAAAAAATCATAAAGAAGTGA carries:
- a CDS encoding LysR family transcriptional regulator; protein product: MDQQLEVFIKVVEKKNFSKAAEELHMTQPAVSQYIRSLEESTGVKLLERTNKYVRLNKAGEIVFHHALEIKELYAKMNHLLDDLTNKASGSIAIGASYTFGEYLLPAIIAEAKEQYPDIKPTVTIGNTTTIAALVLNHQLDVGIVEGHFKGVKELKTEPFAKDRMVIVAPANHPLTERENPILIKELTEETWILRELGSGTREAAEAVFEKFELSPQAIMHFSSTQPIKAMVEAGIGISLLSEWAIQKELKYGDIKVLNVKEMPYTRDFSIVTRSPFQTKALSEFLKLLKNHKEVTDFKVE